In the Colletotrichum higginsianum IMI 349063 chromosome 7 map unlocalized unitig_7, whole genome shotgun sequence genome, one interval contains:
- a CDS encoding TPR domain-containing protein, producing the protein MGSDSPLPAVASRSSRDAYYDLGNFSLKVSTASPEAQAWFDRALVWTYCFNHDEAIECYKQAIAHDGDLALAYWGLSFCSGPNYNRTWRLFGEAERQRAVELCFAYSQEALRRAAGAAPWEQGLIEALGSRFPDGDPDRDLAVCDRAYADAMREVYRRFGQDDFDIITLFADALMNVAPRRLFDTASGEPIATTPVLEVKHLLEAALRMPGVERHPGVAHMYIHLMEMSATPEAALPAADMLRDQIPDTGHTYHMPAHIDVLVGDYRRAVEYNLKATLADDIFFSQAKVQVEGSSSSNRSSSSSSKQHTFYSYYRLHNYHSLIYAAMLGGMSKAALSATDRMEAAVTEGLLRTEKPALADWMEFFKAVRVHVYIRFGLWDELKQLRPLEDGRLYCVTNVMRHYGKAVAHAATGEVDEADAERALFREAARLVPPERLDFPNRIRDILHVAAAMLDGEIEYRRGNYAESFGRLRDAVALEDELPFAEPWGWMLPARHAYAALSLEQGHVEQAAVAYAEDLGLRPTPKRAHQHPNNVWALHGYHECLVRLGRDAEASVIKRQLTLAAAEADVDVTSSCFCRVGVPKSGTDGRVNGSSCDAC; encoded by the coding sequence ATGGGCTCCGACTCGCCCCTCCCAGCCGTGGCTTCACGGTCCTCGCGTGATGCGTACTACGACCTCGGCAACTTCAGTCTCAAGGTCAGCACCGCCTCACCCGAGGCCCAGGCGTGGTTCGACCGGGCCCTGGTGTGGACGTACTGCTTCAACCACGACGAGGCCATTGAGTGCTACAAGCAGGCCATCGCTCACGACGGGGACCTCGCGCTCGCGTACTGGGGGCTCTCGTTCTGCTCGGGGCCCAACTACAACCGCACCTGGAGGCTGTTCGGCGAGGCGGAGCGACAGAGGGCCGTGGAACTGTGCTTCGCCTACTCGCAGGAGGCACTCCGCAGGGCCGCGGGCGCGGCGCCGTGGGAGCAGGGGCTCATCGAGGCCCTGGGGAGCCGGTTCCCGGACGGCGACCCGGACCGCGATCTCGCGGTCTGCGACAGGGCGTATGCGGACGCCATGAGGGAGGTGTACCGGCGGTTCGGGCAGGACGActtcgacatcatcacgCTGTTCGCCGATGCGCTGATGAACGTCGCGCCGCGCAGGCTGTTCGACACGGCCAGCGGCGAGCCCATCGCCACGACGCCCGTCCTCGAGGTCAAGcacctcctcgaggccgcgctgCGGATGCCGGGCGTCGAGAGGCACCCCGGCGTCGCGCACATGTACATCCACCTCATGGAGATGTCGGCCACGCCCGAGGCGGCCCTGCCGGCTGCCGACATGCTCCGCGACCAGATCCCGGACACGGGGCACACGTACCACATGCCGGCGCACATCGACGTGCTGGTCGGGGATTACCGCCGGGCCGTCGAGTACAACCTCAAGGCGACGCTGGCCGATgacatcttcttctcccaggCCAAGGTTCAAGTCGaggggagcagcagcagcaacagaagcagcagcagcagcagcaaacaGCACACATTCTACAGCTACTACCGGCTGCACAACTACCACTCCCTCATCTACGCGGCCATGCTGGGCGGCATGTCCAAGGCGGCGCTGAGTGCGACGGACCGCATGGAGGCCGCCGTCACGGAAGGCCTCCTGCGCACCGAGAAgcccgccctcgccgactgGATGGAGTTCTTCAAGGCGGTGCGCGTCCACGTCTACATCCGCTTCGGCCTGTGGGACGAGCTCAAGCAGCTGCGGCCGCTCGAGGACGGGCGCCTCTACTGCGTGACCAACGTCATGCGCCACTACGGCAAGGCCGTCGCGcacgccgccaccggcgaggtcgacgaggccgacgccgagcgcgcGCTCTTCCGGGAGGCGGCCCGGCTCGTGCCCCCGGAGCGCCTCGACTTCCCCAACAGGATCCGCGACATCCTCCacgtggcggcggccatgcTGGACGGCGAGATCGAGTACCGGCGCGGCAACTACGCCGAGAGCTTCGGGCGGctccgcgacgccgtcgccctcgaggacgagctgcCCTTCGCCGAGCCGTGGGGGTGGATGCTGCCGGCGCGGCACGCCTACGCGGCGCTGTCCCTGGAGCAGGGCCACGTCGAGCAGGCGGCCGTCGCGTACGCCGAGGACCTGGGCCTCCGTCCGACGCCGAAACGGGCGCACCAGCATCCCAACAACGTGTGGGCGCTGCACGGGTACCACGAGTGCCTGGTCCGGCTGGGGAGGGACGCCGAGGCGAGCGTCATCAAGAGGCAGCTGACGCTCGCGGCTGCGGAGGCAGACGTCGACGTCACCTCGTCTTGTTTCTGCCGGGTCGGGGTGCCCAAGTCGGGTACAGATGGACGTGTGAACGGCTCATCGTGCGATGCTTGTTAG
- a CDS encoding Pantothenate transporter has protein sequence MSVKNVHDASTAIHPETHDELRTVKRANKDDIVPDDATTLSDSELAREAALTALTVEEEKKLIRKVDWRLIPLLAMLYLVKKLDESNVSQARIMNKGTERNILTQLDVTSDQYGMVTVLYTVPYILAEIPSNLLLKRFKPSRWQSRIMLSWGIVTACTAAVHNLGGLYACRFLLGLTEAGMFPGIILQLSYWYRPDEIAVRLMWIFPGNTKWLSPVESAFLQARLPPNSPRSSEKNFAGSEIIASLKDKRLWLFTLSWAMMTCGKNGIDFYRPSIIANMGFSDIATAQVLNIPTSAVAIFLILSLGTWSNKAKIPLPLFPIGCTVVIVAMYSILVVYPNDIGVYIGMMIGVACGTAWFPLMWPWRAQTVNGATGSAFAIGFVNSYGQVGDALGPQMFQEKYAPSYQLPFGLSMGLVGLCGIVNGVTWWVTRRTENDTRRHKRARILAKKNNEAVLDDVVDLDLGRKLRV, from the exons ATGAGCGTCAAAAACGTTCACGATGCGTCTACTGCTATTCACCCAGAGACTCATGACGAGCTGCGGACGGTGAAGCGGGCCAACAAAGACGACATCGTCCCGGACGACGCAACAACGCTGTCGGACAGCGAGCTGGCTCGAGAGGCAGCGCTCACGGCCCTGACtgtcgaagaagagaagaagctcaTCCGCAAGGTTGACTGGCGCTTGATTCCCCTCCTTGCCATGCTATACCTTGTGAAGAAGCTGGACGAGAGTAAT GTTTCCCAAGCTCGCATCATGAACAAGGGCACGGAGAGGAATATCCTGACCCAGCTCGACGTCACGTCTGACCAGTACGGCATGGTCACGGTTCTGTATACT GTGCCTTATATCCTGGCTGAAATCCCGTCCAACCTGTTGCTGAAACGATTCAAGCCGTCCCGATGGCAGTCCAGAATCATGCTCTCCTGGGGCATTGTCACCGCTTGCACGGCCGCAGTCCATAACTTGGGGGGTCTCTACGCTTGCCGGTTCCTCCTTGGCTTG ACCGAGGCTGGGATGTTTCCcggcatcattctccagctgTCGTACTGGTACCGTCCGGATGAAATCGCCGTCCGACTGATGTGGATCT TCCCTGGCAACACAAAGTGGTTGTCTCCCGTCGAAAGCGCATTCCTCCAGGCCCGTCTGCCGCCAAACTCCCCCCGGTCGTCCGAGAAGAACTTTGCCGGCAGCGAGATCATTGCATCCCTCAAGGACAAGCGGCTCTGGCTCTTTACGCTCAGCTGGGCCATGATGACGTGCGGAAAGAACGGTATCGACTTCTACCGCCCGAGTATCATTGCCAATATGGGGTTCAG CGACATTGCCACCGCCCAGGTCTTGAACATCCCTACATCCGCCGTAGCCATCTTCCTGATTCTCTCGCTGGGGACCTGGTCCAACAAGGCCAAGATCCCTCTCCCGCTGTTCCCCATCGGATGCACCGTCGTCATTGTCGCCATGTACTCAATCCTCGTGGTGTACCCCAACGACATTGGCGTGTATATCGGAATGATGATTGGCGTCGCCTGCGGCACCGCCTGGTTCCC TCTCATGTGGCCGTGGCGTGCTCAGACAGTCAACGGCGCGACGGGATCCGCCTTTGCGATTGGTTTCGTCAACAGCTACGGACAAGTCGGCGACGCGCTGGGGCCGCAGATGTTCCAGGAGAAGTACGCGCCGTCGTACCAGCTGCCGTTCGGCCTTTCCatgggcctcgtcggcctctgCGGCATCGTCAACGGCGTGACCTGGTGGGTGACGCGTCGGACGGAGAACGACACGCGCAGACACAAGCGGGCCAGGATCctggccaagaagaacaacGAAGCCGtgctggacgacgtcgtcgacctggaCCTGGGGCGCAAGCTGCGTGTCTGA
- a CDS encoding TfdA family Taurine catabolism dioxygenase TauD — MSTTTTTSTVTWVTPAAKQPPGQPEINYAPDYDKWQARVARRLSQGNLHTKLPDGFPSQLTGPMVWEGETLAETYDWTYVLNAEQLAEVDRAVAHFQSLHLSYGHINVETFPLPTLHSVLRRLSHELHSGHGFFDLRGIKVEEHTREENIIIYAGLSAHVAAQRGRQDHKYNGEPADVVLTHVKDLSHADPNNIIGSPAYTTDKQVFHTDSGDIVALFALETAKEGGASKLTSTWRVYNEIARTRPDLIHTLSEPWDMEVFEKADKQWTERPLLYLLPATETAPQRVSLQYGRRYFVGFGALPRSSEIPPITEAQAEALDTLHFTGERFCVNTEFEKGDIQYVNNLSLFHARDGFVNQDEKQRHLLRLWLRDPENAWATPEVLQTRWDQIYKDVRPETEVFTLEPYIRSSANKGR, encoded by the exons ATGTCTACCACTACTACTACCAGCACCGTTACCTGGGTCACTCCAGCAGCGAAGCAACCTCCAGGTCAGCCCGAAATCAACTATGCGCCGGATTACGACAAATGGCAAGCCCGCGTCGCCAGACGCCTCTCCCAAGGCAACCTCCATACTAAGTTGCCCGACGGGTTTCCCTCTCAGCTGACCGGGCCCATGGTGTGGGAGGGCGAGACACTGGCAGAGACGTACGACTGGACGTACGTCCTGAATGccgagcagctggccgaggttgacCGAGCTGTCGCTCACTTCCAAT CTCTCCATCTTTCGTACGGCCATATTAACGTCGAGACCTTCCCGTTGCCTACCCTGCATTCTGTCCTCCGACGCCTCTCTCACGAGTTGCACAGCGGCCACGGCTTTTTCGATCTCCGCGgcatcaaggtcgaggagcacACCCGGGAGGAGAACATCATCATCTATGCTGGGCTCTCTGCTCACGTGGCCGCGCAGCGAGGACGGCAGGACCACAAATACAACGGCGAGCCCGCCGACGTGGTCCTCACTCACGTCAAGGACCTCAGTCACGCCGACCCGAACAACATAATCGGCAGCCCGGCCTACACCACTGACAAGCAGGTCTTCCACACTGACTCGGGCGACATTGTCGCTCTCTTCGCCCTCGAGACCGCCAAGGAGGGAGGCGCAAGTAAGCTGACCAGTACGTGGCGGGTGTATAACGAGATCGCCCGGACGCGGCCTGACCTGATCCACACCCTGTCCGAGCCGTGGGATATGGAAGT GTTCGAAAAGGCCGACAAGCAGTGGACGGAGAGGCCGTTGCTGTACCTCCtgcccgccaccgagacggcgcCCCAGAGGGTCTCGTTGCAGTACGGGCGCCGCTACTTTGTAGGATTCGGGGCCCTGCCGCGCAGCTCAGAGATCCCGCCCATCaccgaggcccaggccgaggccctgGATACCCTGCATTTCACCGGGGAGAGGTTTTGCGTCAACACGGAATTCGAAAAGGGCGACATCCAGTACGTCAACAACCTCAGCCTCTTCCACGCCCGAGACGGTTTCGTCAACCAGGACGAGAAGCA GCGCCACCTACTCCGCCTTTGGCTCCGCGATCCGGAGAATGCGTGGGCCACTCCCGAAGTCCTCCAGACGAGGTGGGATCAGATATATAAGGATGTACGGCCTGAGACTGAGGTTTTCACGCTCGAGCCATACATCCGTAGTTCGGCCAACAAGGGTCGCTAG